In one window of Blastopirellula marina DNA:
- a CDS encoding DUF2237 family protein, whose amino-acid sequence MAKNVLGTNLQECSHDPLTGFFRDGCCHTGAEDVGLHIVCSEMTAEFLAFSKSVGNDLSTPHPEFGFPGLKPGNRWCLCALRWKEAFEAGVAPAVVLESTHISTLEFIDLEDLQEHAVEL is encoded by the coding sequence ATGGCGAAAAATGTCCTCGGAACCAACCTGCAAGAGTGCAGCCACGACCCCCTGACCGGCTTCTTTCGAGACGGATGCTGCCACACTGGGGCCGAAGACGTGGGGCTGCATATTGTCTGCAGCGAGATGACGGCCGAGTTCCTGGCGTTCTCGAAAAGTGTCGGGAACGACCTTTCGACCCCCCATCCCGAGTTCGGCTTTCCTGGCCTTAAACCGGGTAACCGCTGGTGTTTATGCGCTTTGCGGTGGAAGGAAGCCTTCGAAGCTGGGGTCGCGCCGGCGGTGGTTCTCGAGTCGACGCACATCTCGACGCTCGAATTCATCGACCTGGAAGACCTGCAAGAGCACGCCGTCGAACTGTAA
- a CDS encoding HEAT repeat domain-containing protein, with protein MSSEHGCLRGSAIIASLLGLIALPLCADAQVVQLANGGQLEASVRQDSEVADGGQVELVVEGVGSVVLASHQVQQVEAPKVTEDEYFDYAANFADTIGDQWKLAKWCQHQELQLPFERHARRVLELDPNYLPAREALGYERRDGQWVSREEIMTQRGYIRYEGRWMTMQQAALQVAQERQKQKLIDWKVRLHRWRQQLGRSSSPEIQIDLATLDDPDAIPGLIQLLGEELDQDLAFAYLETLGRMNNPSARSFLMENAIYQNNPTYREKCLQEVLAQRSPQMVEYFANHLKSYDNTIVNRAAYVLAQLDYPTAVFPLAGALQTQHLASHSSRYTYFYTTLAPEKRFDIEGPKASYRMLTLSDFLGRSRNAYDTVRVQNQGVHQALRELCDGQDFGYNPAAWKEWYQQVHAPKSPTIRLAREQ; from the coding sequence CGCGCTGCCTCTATGCGCCGATGCTCAGGTCGTGCAGCTCGCTAACGGGGGGCAACTGGAAGCCTCGGTCAGGCAAGATTCCGAAGTCGCAGACGGTGGTCAGGTCGAGCTGGTTGTCGAAGGAGTGGGCTCGGTCGTACTGGCCAGCCACCAGGTACAGCAGGTCGAAGCTCCCAAGGTGACCGAAGACGAATACTTCGACTACGCGGCCAACTTCGCCGATACCATCGGCGACCAGTGGAAGCTGGCCAAGTGGTGTCAGCATCAAGAGTTGCAGCTTCCCTTCGAGCGGCACGCACGCCGAGTTCTCGAGCTCGATCCGAACTACCTCCCCGCCCGCGAAGCACTCGGTTATGAACGACGCGATGGCCAATGGGTCAGCCGCGAAGAGATCATGACGCAGCGTGGTTACATCCGCTACGAAGGACGCTGGATGACCATGCAGCAGGCAGCCCTGCAAGTTGCCCAAGAGCGACAAAAGCAAAAGCTGATCGACTGGAAGGTTCGTCTACATCGCTGGCGTCAACAACTGGGTCGATCTTCCTCCCCCGAAATTCAAATTGATCTGGCGACCCTCGACGACCCCGATGCCATCCCTGGTTTAATTCAGCTACTGGGAGAAGAGCTCGATCAAGACCTCGCGTTTGCTTATCTCGAAACGCTCGGCCGTATGAACAATCCGTCGGCTCGTTCCTTCTTGATGGAGAACGCCATCTACCAGAACAATCCCACCTACCGCGAGAAGTGCCTGCAGGAAGTATTGGCCCAGCGCAGCCCGCAGATGGTTGAGTACTTTGCCAATCATTTGAAGAGCTACGACAACACCATCGTGAACCGGGCAGCCTATGTCCTGGCTCAACTCGATTACCCGACGGCCGTCTTTCCCTTGGCCGGTGCCCTCCAGACGCAGCACCTGGCCTCGCATTCGTCGCGGTACACCTACTTCTACACGACCTTAGCCCCGGAAAAGCGGTTTGATATTGAAGGGCCCAAAGCTTCCTACCGCATGCTGACCCTGTCAGATTTCCTCGGACGAAGCCGCAACGCGTACGACACTGTCCGTGTGCAAAACCAAGGCGTGCACCAAGCGCTGCGGGAGCTTTGCGATGGGCAAGACTTCGGCTACAACCCGGCTGCCTGGAAAGAATGGTACCAACAGGTCCACGCCCCGAAGTCCCCGACCATCCGTCTAGCTCGGGAACAGTAA